One segment of Triticum aestivum cultivar Chinese Spring chromosome 2A, IWGSC CS RefSeq v2.1, whole genome shotgun sequence DNA contains the following:
- the LOC123186636 gene encoding transcription repressor OFP13-like, giving the protein MVKKLALASLFFTSGSVDATAESMSSPPSISAASSRSMAASWQWPSCAQARTASFDGRSSVKGEASLSSARWDCCRTRVIMNPAYCDDTADNSFLSASGSSSASTAAPEPEPEPSMDEAVIREIRASSRLFFEPEATKSIVTASKPEADQAAFGGATALAIDSADPYGDFRRSMEEMVLSRGGGRGEDDWGWLEEMLGWYLRANGKKTHGLIVGAFVDLLVGLSAVNNKQSGQC; this is encoded by the coding sequence ATGGTCAAGAAGCTCGCCCTCGCCTCCCTCTTCTTCACCAGCGGCAGTGTGGACGCCACCGCCGAGAGCATGTCGTCTCCTCCGTCCATATCAGCTGCGTCCTCTCGCAGCATGGCCGCCTCGTGGCAATGGCCCTCCTGCGCGCAGGCCAGGACCGCGTCCTTCGACGGCCGCAGCAGTGTGAAGGGGGAGGCGTCCTTGTCGTCGGCGCGCTGGGACTGCTGCAGGACCCGCGTGATCATGAACCCAGCCTACTGCGACGACACAGCCGATAACTCCTTCCTCTCCGCCTCCGGCTCCTCTTCTGCCTCCACTGcggcgccggagccggagccggagccctcGATGGACGAGGCGGTCATCCGCGAGATCCGAGCGTCGAGCCGGCTCTTCTTCGAGCCCGAGGCGACGAAATCCATCGTGACGGCGAGCAAGCCGGAGGCGGATCAGGCAGCGTTCGGCGGGGCGACGGCGCTGGCCATCGACTCTGCGGACCCGTACGGCGACTTCCGGCGGTCCATGGAGGAGATGGTGCTgagccgcggcggcggcaggggcgagGACGACTGGGGGTGGCTGGAGGAGATGCTGGGGTGGTACCTCCGGGCCAACGGCAAGAAGACCCACGGCCTCATCGTCGGCGCCTTCGTGGACCTGCTCGTCGGCCTCTCCGCCGTCAACAACAAGCAGAGCGGCCAGTGCTAG